One Alkalicoccus halolimnae DNA segment encodes these proteins:
- a CDS encoding M20 family metallopeptidase, translating to MATSTPLLEEMIKIDSSSKEGVEEIVDYCEKWLMENGLSVKRLKNNGYSMLVCEIGNGEESVVFNAHVDVVEGEKEQFIPYEKDGKLHGRGAVDMKAGASAMMKTLAEVKEMDLPFRLMLQIVPDEESGGEYGTKYLTEQGYTGDFIICGEPTNLGIAVQSKGVLQLDFLIYGQAAHGSRPWEGENAITNAYSLYEQIFELPFAKEEEKPVYGAPSVNLAKIEGGNAYNQVPKKCTMSLDIRYLPKQSPDEIIRQIREITKGELYVHQVGDPIRTKMDNPYVNALATSLTEKTELEKANLYGQHGSNDGKFFTRYGGSAVEFGPLGHGWHGDREFVYIDSVHEYQRILINFVKTLAEKNK from the coding sequence ATGGCGACCTCCACGCCTTTATTGGAAGAAATGATTAAGATAGACAGTTCATCAAAAGAAGGAGTAGAAGAAATCGTTGACTACTGCGAAAAATGGTTGATGGAGAATGGATTATCAGTAAAACGTCTGAAAAACAACGGCTACAGTATGCTTGTGTGCGAGATAGGAAACGGGGAGGAATCGGTAGTTTTTAACGCGCATGTGGATGTAGTGGAAGGTGAAAAAGAGCAGTTTATACCTTATGAAAAAGATGGGAAGCTGCATGGACGGGGAGCAGTGGATATGAAAGCCGGAGCTTCGGCTATGATGAAAACCCTTGCTGAGGTTAAAGAAATGGATCTCCCGTTCCGGCTTATGCTGCAGATTGTTCCCGACGAAGAAAGCGGCGGCGAATATGGCACAAAATATTTAACGGAGCAGGGTTATACCGGAGACTTTATCATATGTGGAGAGCCAACGAACCTCGGAATTGCGGTTCAGTCAAAAGGGGTGCTCCAGCTGGATTTCCTCATCTATGGACAGGCCGCTCATGGAAGCAGACCGTGGGAAGGCGAGAATGCTATTACAAATGCCTACTCGCTATATGAGCAAATTTTTGAACTTCCATTTGCAAAGGAAGAAGAAAAGCCGGTTTATGGAGCCCCGTCCGTAAATTTAGCCAAAATAGAAGGGGGAAACGCTTATAATCAGGTCCCCAAGAAATGTACAATGTCGCTTGATATCCGCTATCTGCCGAAACAGTCCCCCGACGAGATTATTCGGCAGATTAGAGAAATAACGAAAGGGGAGCTGTACGTTCACCAGGTGGGGGATCCTATAAGAACGAAAATGGATAACCCTTATGTGAATGCCTTGGCCACTTCTTTAACAGAAAAGACCGAACTGGAAAAAGCAAACCTTTACGGTCAGCACGGTTCAAATGACGGAAAGTTTTTCACGAGATACGGTGGTTCAGCAGTAGAATTTGGTCCGCTTGGACACGGCTGGCATGGAGACAGGGAATTTGTTTATATCGATTCCGTTCATGAATACCAGCGTATTTTAATCAATTTTGTCAAAACGCTGGCTGAAAAAAACAAATAG
- a CDS encoding MDR family MFS transporter, which produces MPKAIWILVIGMSINITGASFIWPLNTIYMSRELGQSLTVAGSVLTINALAGVIGNLIGGKLFDKIGGFRTIISGVLIAMTSAFTLAATYGSFTAYVLCLIGLGFGAGMMIPCMYALAGSVWPEGGRRPFNAMYVSQNVGIALGSAVGGLLASVRFDLVFIGNGLLYSSFLILALVYFRHLQGQRGQQRSSSVFENAEILEHKRRFKALALLCSGFLICWIAYAQWASTIAAYTQDIGIPLPYYSLLWTINGAMIVFCQPLIKFFINRFVHSLKAQIYTGLFIFMGAFIVLSQTEVYAGFVAAMVILTIGEMFVWPAVPTIAHKLAPEGKEGFYQGIVNSIATGGRLIGPLFGGLMADLFGMQMLFYTIALLFIIPVVMTKIFDRGVPHLRFARGDA; this is translated from the coding sequence ATGCCGAAAGCTATATGGATTCTCGTTATCGGGATGTCGATCAACATAACAGGAGCCTCCTTTATCTGGCCGTTAAATACGATTTATATGTCGCGCGAGCTCGGACAGTCATTAACAGTGGCCGGCAGTGTATTAACAATAAATGCGCTTGCCGGCGTCATCGGCAATCTGATCGGCGGGAAGCTGTTCGACAAAATCGGCGGATTCCGTACGATTATAAGCGGCGTGCTTATTGCTATGACGAGTGCTTTCACGCTGGCTGCGACCTACGGATCTTTTACAGCCTACGTCCTCTGTCTGATCGGCCTTGGATTCGGAGCAGGGATGATGATTCCATGCATGTATGCGCTTGCCGGCTCGGTATGGCCGGAAGGAGGCAGACGCCCTTTTAACGCGATGTACGTTTCTCAAAACGTGGGTATTGCTCTCGGGTCAGCTGTCGGCGGCCTTCTGGCAAGCGTCCGCTTCGACCTTGTCTTTATCGGAAACGGGCTGCTTTACAGTAGTTTTCTCATTCTGGCTCTCGTTTATTTCCGTCATCTGCAGGGGCAGCGTGGGCAGCAGCGGTCTTCCAGCGTGTTTGAAAACGCAGAAATACTCGAGCACAAACGGCGCTTTAAAGCGCTCGCCCTGCTGTGTAGCGGTTTTCTGATCTGCTGGATTGCCTACGCTCAGTGGGCATCCACCATTGCAGCCTATACGCAGGACATTGGCATTCCGCTTCCTTATTACAGTCTTCTATGGACGATCAATGGTGCGATGATCGTATTCTGCCAGCCGCTTATTAAATTTTTCATTAACCGGTTCGTTCATTCCTTAAAGGCCCAGATTTACACCGGTCTTTTCATATTTATGGGAGCGTTTATCGTTCTTTCCCAGACCGAAGTTTACGCCGGATTTGTCGCAGCTATGGTCATTTTGACGATTGGGGAGATGTTTGTATGGCCGGCTGTTCCGACAATTGCTCATAAGCTGGCTCCGGAAGGGAAAGAAGGATTCTACCAGGGAATCGTAAACAGTATCGCTACAGGGGGCCGGCTAATCGGTCCGTTGTTCGGCGGACTTATGGCGGATCTTTTCGGGATGCAGATGCTTTTTTATACAATAGCTTTGCTTTTCATTATACCTGTTGTCATGACGAAAATTTTTGACAGAGGAGTCCCCCATCTGCGCTTCGCGCGGGGGGATGCTTGA
- the leuS gene encoding leucine--tRNA ligase — translation MAFHHQKIEAKWQKYWEENKVFKTTEDASKKKFYALDMFPYPSGAGLHVGHPEGYTATDILSRMKRMQGYNVLHPMGWDAFGLPAEQYALDTGKHPREFTDINIDTFRRQIKALGFSYDWDREINTTDEKYYKWTQWIFIQLYNQGLAYVDEVGVNWCPALGTVLANEEVIEGKSERGGHPVERRPMKQWMLKITAYADRLLDDLEELDWPESIKDMQRNWIGRSEGADVVFELKGTGREVTVFTTRPDTLYGATYLVLAPEHELVDEVTSAEQQDAVDTYRKQVATKSDLERTELAKEKSGVFTGGYAVHPVTGSEVPVWIADYVLVSYGTGAIMAVPGHDERDYEFAETFELPIVEVVSGGDISKEAYPGDGPHVNSDFLNGMNNEEAITAMCSWLEEHQKGNRQITYRLRDWLFSRQRYWGEPIPIIHWENGTMEPVPEEELPLTLPDMDEFKPSGTGESPLANNEEWLIVTDPETGMKGRRETNTMPQWAGSCWYYLRFIDPHNEEQLADPQKLKEWLPVDIYIGGAEHAVLHLLYARFWHKVLYDIGVVHTKEPFQKLYNQGMILGENNEKMSKSKGNVVNPDDIMKSHGADTLRLYEMFMGPLDASIAWSENGLDGARRFLDRVWRLFVSEDGSLSGKVFDGQGTDEMTRAYHQTVKKVSEDFENLRFNTGISQLMVFINEGYKQEKLSRSHLEGFLKLLSPAAPHLSEELWSRLGHEGTISYATWPVHDEAWLTEDEIEIVVQLNGKIRTKLTVSKEASKDELEETALNDAQMKEDLEGKTIRKVIAVPGKLVNIVAN, via the coding sequence TTGGCTTTTCATCATCAGAAAATAGAAGCAAAATGGCAGAAATACTGGGAAGAAAATAAAGTATTTAAGACGACGGAAGATGCGTCAAAAAAGAAATTCTACGCGCTTGACATGTTCCCCTACCCGTCCGGAGCGGGCCTTCACGTCGGCCATCCGGAAGGCTATACGGCGACCGATATTCTTTCGCGTATGAAGCGGATGCAGGGTTACAACGTGCTTCATCCGATGGGGTGGGATGCGTTCGGTCTTCCTGCAGAGCAGTATGCGCTCGATACAGGCAAACATCCGCGTGAGTTTACGGACATAAACATTGATACATTCCGCCGTCAGATCAAAGCGCTCGGTTTTTCCTATGACTGGGACCGGGAAATCAATACGACGGACGAAAAATATTATAAATGGACCCAGTGGATATTTATTCAGCTGTACAATCAGGGGCTTGCCTACGTAGATGAAGTAGGTGTCAACTGGTGTCCGGCTCTCGGTACCGTACTTGCAAACGAAGAAGTGATTGAGGGGAAAAGTGAACGCGGAGGTCATCCAGTGGAACGGAGGCCGATGAAACAGTGGATGCTGAAAATTACAGCATATGCAGACCGCCTTCTTGATGATCTGGAAGAACTCGACTGGCCGGAGTCTATTAAAGACATGCAGCGAAACTGGATCGGACGTTCGGAAGGTGCCGATGTCGTTTTTGAACTGAAGGGAACGGGCAGAGAGGTGACCGTCTTTACGACCCGCCCGGATACGCTTTATGGAGCAACCTATCTTGTACTAGCTCCGGAACATGAGCTCGTAGACGAAGTTACTTCCGCTGAACAGCAGGACGCCGTGGATACCTATCGTAAACAGGTAGCAACGAAAAGCGACCTGGAGCGTACAGAGCTGGCCAAAGAAAAAAGCGGCGTTTTCACCGGCGGTTACGCGGTACACCCGGTAACAGGCAGTGAGGTGCCGGTCTGGATCGCCGATTACGTACTTGTAAGTTATGGAACGGGTGCTATTATGGCTGTACCGGGGCACGATGAGCGGGATTACGAATTTGCGGAAACGTTTGAACTTCCGATCGTGGAAGTTGTTTCCGGGGGAGATATTTCCAAAGAAGCTTATCCAGGGGACGGCCCGCATGTAAATTCTGATTTTCTTAACGGAATGAACAATGAAGAAGCGATTACGGCAATGTGCAGCTGGCTCGAGGAGCATCAAAAAGGAAACCGTCAGATCACGTACAGACTCCGCGACTGGCTTTTCAGCCGTCAGCGCTACTGGGGTGAACCGATCCCGATTATTCACTGGGAAAACGGGACGATGGAACCGGTGCCGGAAGAAGAGCTTCCTCTGACACTGCCCGATATGGATGAATTCAAGCCATCGGGAACAGGAGAATCCCCACTGGCAAACAACGAAGAGTGGCTGATCGTGACGGATCCTGAAACCGGCATGAAGGGCCGGAGGGAAACGAACACGATGCCGCAGTGGGCAGGAAGCTGCTGGTACTACCTGCGCTTTATTGATCCTCATAACGAAGAACAGCTTGCAGATCCGCAGAAGCTGAAAGAATGGCTTCCGGTTGATATTTATATCGGGGGAGCAGAGCATGCAGTCCTGCACCTGCTTTATGCCCGTTTCTGGCACAAGGTTCTTTATGATATCGGCGTCGTGCACACGAAAGAACCATTCCAGAAGCTTTATAATCAGGGAATGATACTTGGAGAAAACAACGAGAAAATGAGTAAATCAAAAGGGAACGTTGTGAATCCGGATGATATTATGAAATCCCACGGTGCGGATACGCTCCGTCTTTACGAAATGTTTATGGGACCACTGGATGCATCGATTGCGTGGAGCGAAAATGGTCTGGACGGAGCGCGCCGCTTTCTCGACCGTGTGTGGCGGCTGTTCGTCAGTGAAGACGGCTCTTTAAGCGGTAAAGTGTTTGACGGACAGGGCACGGACGAAATGACGCGTGCGTACCACCAAACTGTGAAAAAAGTAAGCGAAGACTTTGAAAATCTTCGTTTTAATACCGGCATTTCTCAGCTGATGGTGTTTATAAACGAAGGCTATAAACAGGAAAAATTGTCGAGAAGCCATCTGGAAGGATTTTTAAAGCTTCTTTCCCCGGCTGCCCCGCACCTCAGTGAGGAACTGTGGAGCAGGCTCGGACACGAGGGAACGATTTCCTATGCGACATGGCCGGTTCACGATGAAGCCTGGCTTACAGAAGATGAAATTGAGATCGTCGTTCAGCTGAACGGCAAAATACGGACGAAGCTCACCGTTTCAAAAGAAGCTTCCAAAGATGAGCTGGAAGAAACGGCATTGAATGATGCGCAGATGAAAGAGGATCTGGAAGGGAAAACAATTCGTAAAGTAATTGCAGTTCCCGGAAAGCTCGTTAATATCGTAGCGAATTAA
- a CDS encoding ABC transporter ATP-binding protein → METAVELHEVDKIIAGNKIIDNMTLTIRSGEIYGLLGPNGAGKTTTIRMIVGLMRPSKGSITIEGVNLETDFESAVRHVGAVVENPEMYDFLSGWHNLIHYKRMHHGVTEERLKEVVELVGMSSRIHEKVKTYSLGMRQRLGLAQALLHRPRVLILDEPTNGLDPAGIREIRSYLKKLAHEDGISIIVSSHLLAEMEKMCDRIAIIQKGKLIEVADVFSFLQQDKNLLYLEAVPLEKAIKVLGPNRKVQRYDNGLQLVENKENIPALIQELSDSGVAIYEIRPSDQRTLEDKFLSITGGGS, encoded by the coding sequence TTGGAAACTGCGGTAGAGCTTCATGAAGTAGATAAAATAATCGCCGGGAACAAAATTATCGACAATATGACACTGACCATTCGTTCAGGGGAAATTTACGGCCTTCTCGGCCCGAACGGCGCTGGTAAAACAACGACGATACGTATGATTGTCGGACTGATGCGCCCTTCCAAAGGATCGATCACAATCGAAGGCGTAAACCTGGAAACAGACTTTGAATCAGCTGTCCGGCACGTCGGTGCTGTCGTAGAAAATCCCGAGATGTATGATTTCTTAAGCGGGTGGCACAACCTTATCCATTACAAACGAATGCATCATGGAGTCACGGAAGAACGCCTAAAGGAGGTAGTCGAGCTCGTCGGAATGAGCAGCCGGATTCATGAAAAAGTTAAAACCTACTCCCTCGGCATGCGCCAGCGGCTCGGTCTCGCTCAGGCTCTTCTTCACAGACCGCGCGTCCTTATACTTGATGAACCGACTAATGGACTTGATCCAGCTGGCATCCGCGAGATCCGCTCCTATTTAAAAAAGCTTGCTCATGAAGATGGAATATCCATTATCGTCTCGAGTCACCTGCTTGCCGAAATGGAAAAAATGTGTGACCGTATTGCCATCATTCAAAAAGGAAAACTGATTGAAGTCGCAGACGTTTTTTCTTTTTTGCAGCAGGATAAAAATCTCCTTTACTTGGAAGCGGTCCCTCTTGAAAAAGCCATAAAAGTGCTGGGACCGAACCGGAAAGTACAGCGTTACGACAACGGGCTGCAGCTTGTTGAAAATAAAGAAAATATACCAGCCCTTATTCAGGAACTTTCTGATTCCGGAGTTGCGATTTATGAAATCCGTCCTTCTGATCAGCGCACGCTTGAAGACAAGTTTCTATCTATTACAGGAGGTGGTTCCTGA
- a CDS encoding ABC transporter permease subunit, whose product MAGLLQNELMKIFRRLGTKIMFILLISVIIIVGLIFRFGVGGPEQAGEDSLHSMEMEITQMQEEMESGNLSPQAAARLQEQQMLFDYYEEEQIEPIPDNHMWNLVIDNPQLVSFVTMFSIIIGAGITAGEHSNGTIKLLLIRPVKRWKILFSKWAATMIFALSMLLTLIFTSILTGGLLNGFSLSPFQIVEIVDGSVREMNILSYVGTAYTLAFGELLIMTTLAFTLGTVFRNQSLAVGLSLVLLFTGSQMVFLVSQYEWANFILFAHSNLLQHFIGQPILPDSTLAFSLVISILYFLLFKAAAYAVFIKRDVAD is encoded by the coding sequence ATGGCCGGACTCCTTCAAAATGAACTCATGAAAATTTTCCGGCGTCTCGGTACAAAAATTATGTTTATTCTTCTCATCAGTGTCATCATAATTGTCGGACTGATATTCCGATTCGGTGTCGGCGGCCCGGAGCAGGCCGGAGAAGATTCTCTTCATTCTATGGAAATGGAGATAACTCAAATGCAGGAAGAAATGGAATCTGGAAATCTCTCTCCGCAGGCTGCCGCCCGGCTGCAGGAACAGCAGATGCTCTTCGATTATTACGAGGAAGAACAGATAGAGCCTATACCGGATAATCATATGTGGAATCTGGTAATAGATAACCCTCAGCTCGTCAGTTTTGTTACTATGTTTTCCATTATCATCGGTGCGGGCATTACAGCAGGCGAACACTCGAACGGAACGATTAAACTACTGTTGATCCGCCCGGTAAAAAGATGGAAAATCCTTTTTTCCAAATGGGCCGCTACAATGATTTTCGCGCTCTCCATGCTTCTGACACTCATTTTTACCAGTATTCTCACAGGGGGACTGCTGAACGGATTCTCTCTTTCCCCTTTTCAAATCGTAGAAATTGTTGATGGCTCTGTCAGAGAAATGAACATTCTTTCCTATGTTGGCACTGCTTACACGCTTGCTTTCGGAGAACTGCTGATCATGACGACGCTCGCTTTTACCCTCGGGACCGTATTTCGAAATCAGTCTTTAGCTGTCGGTTTGTCTCTTGTTCTTTTGTTTACAGGCAGCCAGATGGTTTTCCTTGTCAGTCAGTATGAATGGGCAAATTTCATTTTGTTCGCTCATTCCAATTTACTGCAGCATTTTATCGGCCAGCCGATTCTTCCGGATTCAACGTTAGCTTTTTCACTCGTAATTTCTATACTTTATTTCCTGCTTTTTAAAGCAGCAGCCTATGCCGTATTTATAAAGCGTGACGTCGCAGATTAA
- a CDS encoding GntR family transcriptional regulator yields the protein MTISFDHHRPIYLQLKEYLYSGICRGERPPGEKLPSVREFAVEAGVNPNTVSRTYSEMERDGVAVSKRGQGTFVTTEEHIIDKLRVELAESQVDAFLQSMERMGLPPHKIVELIKDRAENSSKEDPS from the coding sequence GTGACAATATCGTTTGACCACCACCGACCGATTTATCTGCAGCTGAAGGAATATTTGTATAGTGGAATCTGCCGCGGAGAACGCCCTCCAGGAGAAAAACTTCCTTCGGTACGCGAATTCGCTGTAGAAGCCGGAGTTAATCCAAATACCGTTTCCCGGACGTATTCAGAAATGGAACGGGACGGGGTTGCCGTTTCCAAAAGAGGGCAGGGCACCTTTGTGACAACAGAAGAACATATAATCGACAAATTAAGAGTGGAATTGGCCGAAAGCCAGGTCGATGCCTTCCTTCAATCAATGGAAAGAATGGGGCTTCCCCCGCATAAAATTGTCGAACTCATTAAAGACCGTGCTGAAAATTCATCAAAGGAGGATCCATCCTGA
- a CDS encoding ATP-grasp domain-containing protein → MMDILLTSTARRIDFVEYFQEAYKKLGIEGNVITADPDSNAPSLQQGDISYVTPHQAQPEYVDAILSICEKHPIKGIIPINDLEISLLANNRKQLESRGIFLFTSYPDVVDKMRDKGKYEEVLGAFGVKTPRTFTSLESAVRAVDKKEILFPLILKPRNGQASIGVETASSVKELNNAYSRAVENIKGTFLNQAAVEKPENNIIIQEAVKGEKFSVDIFNNLQGEYTASFIRKQLAMRGGDVDQCKTVENNDLTELAEKIGTHLGHIGYINTDVYYNGENYYVIDMNPRIGGGYSFSHEAGADIPAVISAMLTGREINPEWLSQEAEIEYARHDRAVPLYKQTLKKKQLMTT, encoded by the coding sequence ATGATGGATATTCTGCTGACTTCTACAGCCAGACGGATAGATTTTGTAGAATACTTTCAAGAAGCTTACAAAAAACTTGGAATAGAAGGGAACGTGATCACAGCTGATCCTGACAGCAACGCTCCCTCCCTGCAGCAGGGGGACATCAGCTATGTTACTCCTCATCAGGCACAGCCGGAATATGTCGATGCGATTCTTTCTATTTGTGAAAAACATCCAATAAAAGGAATTATACCAATAAATGATTTGGAAATTTCTCTCCTTGCCAATAATCGAAAGCAGCTGGAATCAAGAGGGATCTTCTTATTTACCTCTTATCCGGATGTGGTGGACAAAATGCGGGATAAAGGAAAATATGAAGAAGTACTCGGGGCATTCGGAGTAAAGACCCCCCGAACTTTTACAAGCCTTGAATCAGCTGTCAGGGCGGTTGATAAAAAGGAAATTCTTTTTCCTCTAATATTGAAACCTCGAAATGGTCAGGCTTCTATAGGAGTGGAAACGGCTTCAAGTGTGAAAGAGTTAAACAATGCTTACAGCCGGGCTGTGGAAAACATTAAAGGAACTTTTTTAAATCAGGCTGCCGTGGAAAAACCGGAAAACAATATTATCATTCAGGAAGCAGTGAAAGGAGAAAAATTCAGTGTGGATATATTTAACAATCTTCAAGGGGAATATACTGCTTCCTTCATTAGAAAACAGCTTGCAATGAGGGGAGGAGACGTCGATCAATGTAAAACGGTAGAAAACAATGATCTGACGGAGCTTGCAGAAAAAATCGGTACTCATCTCGGCCACATCGGCTATATAAATACAGACGTCTATTACAATGGAGAAAATTATTATGTGATCGATATGAATCCCCGAATCGGTGGGGGGTACAGCTTCAGTCATGAAGCAGGGGCAGATATTCCGGCCGTTATTTCAGCGATGCTTACCGGCCGTGAGATAAATCCAGAATGGCTCTCCCAGGAAGCAGAGATTGAATATGCCCGTCATGATAGAGCTGTACCGTTATATAAACAAACCTTAAAGAAAAAACAGCTGATGACAACGTAA
- a CDS encoding ABC transporter ATP-binding protein encodes MQVLNEVHLSGLKKSYMRQAALNGIDLHMKGPGMIGIVGPNGSGKSTLLKLMAGLIRPSSGQVKINNERITRRSGETTAFLSEDDSLYRFLTVSKTLQFFHETVPEFDLTKAERMVTELKLPLDRKVKHLSKGNRARLKIVVTLARSVPVLCMDEPLSGLDPLVRQDILKMIIRYADIENQLVFLSTHEVEEVEPFLDQVIIIQDGEVALFGEVETLRQERGMTVTELMREVLA; translated from the coding sequence ATGCAAGTTTTAAACGAAGTACATCTCTCAGGCTTAAAAAAATCCTACATGAGGCAGGCTGCCTTGAATGGAATCGATCTTCACATGAAAGGACCCGGTATGATCGGTATTGTCGGACCCAATGGCAGCGGCAAATCCACCCTGCTTAAACTGATGGCCGGCCTTATCCGTCCTTCGTCAGGACAAGTGAAAATAAACAACGAACGGATTACCCGACGCTCCGGAGAGACAACCGCTTTCTTATCGGAGGACGATTCGTTATACCGCTTTTTAACTGTCAGTAAAACGCTTCAATTCTTTCATGAAACGGTGCCTGAATTTGATCTGACGAAGGCTGAACGTATGGTTACAGAATTAAAGCTCCCGCTCGACCGGAAAGTAAAGCATCTTTCGAAAGGAAACCGGGCCCGTTTAAAAATTGTCGTAACACTCGCCCGAAGTGTGCCTGTTCTTTGTATGGACGAGCCTTTATCCGGACTCGATCCCCTCGTGCGTCAGGACATTTTAAAAATGATCATCCGCTATGCTGACATTGAAAATCAGCTCGTATTTCTTTCGACACATGAAGTGGAAGAAGTAGAACCATTTCTGGATCAGGTGATCATTATTCAGGATGGAGAAGTCGCTTTATTTGGAGAAGTAGAGACTCTGCGGCAGGAACGCGGAATGACCGTTACGGAATTAATGAGGGAGGTGCTCGCATGA
- a CDS encoding NAD(P)/FAD-dependent oxidoreductase produces MRDVIVIGGGPSGLMAAVAAAENGADVLLLDKGNKLGRKLAISGGGRCNLTNRVDAAEIIKHIPGNGRFMYSPFSVFNNEDIIAFFEGLGIELKEEDNGRMFPVNDKAIEVVRALLNRLQQLNVEIRKKTEVRDLHFRDGAVHTVELADGEMLETKNIITAVGGKSVPHTGSTGDGYPWAEKAGHTITDLYPTEVPMTMNDPHIKSKELQGLSLRNVKLSVIDPKKGKLIKAHQGDMIFTHFGVSGPIGLRCSQYVVKAKKKHGVQNIPVEIDLFPDENSEELFQCLKSLLDDAPKKAVKNSLSGMVPERLLPVCLSLSGIDPVHVGTETSHEKLRSLSAVMKHFPLTADGTLTIDKAFVTGGGISVKEVYPKRMESKLMEGLFFCGEVMDLHGYTGGYNITVAFSTGYTAGSAAAERTQLLQTNE; encoded by the coding sequence ATGAGGGATGTAATTGTCATCGGCGGCGGTCCGTCCGGGCTGATGGCGGCAGTAGCAGCGGCGGAAAATGGAGCGGACGTTCTGCTTTTAGACAAAGGAAACAAGCTCGGACGCAAACTGGCCATTTCCGGAGGCGGCAGATGCAACTTAACAAACCGCGTCGATGCCGCAGAAATTATCAAGCATATACCGGGAAACGGCAGGTTTATGTACAGCCCGTTTTCCGTTTTTAACAACGAAGATATTATTGCTTTCTTTGAAGGACTGGGAATTGAGCTGAAGGAAGAGGACAATGGACGTATGTTTCCAGTAAACGATAAAGCTATTGAAGTCGTGCGTGCCCTTTTAAACCGGCTTCAGCAGCTTAATGTAGAGATAAGGAAGAAAACCGAAGTGAGAGATCTCCATTTCCGGGATGGAGCAGTTCATACTGTAGAACTGGCTGACGGGGAAATGCTCGAAACAAAGAATATCATTACCGCTGTCGGCGGAAAGTCTGTTCCGCACACGGGGTCGACGGGAGACGGCTATCCCTGGGCTGAAAAAGCAGGCCATACTATTACGGACCTCTATCCTACTGAAGTGCCGATGACGATGAATGACCCACATATCAAATCAAAGGAGCTCCAAGGTCTTTCCTTAAGAAATGTGAAGCTTTCAGTCATTGATCCTAAAAAAGGCAAACTGATTAAAGCTCATCAGGGTGATATGATTTTTACCCACTTTGGAGTGTCCGGTCCGATCGGACTACGCTGCAGCCAATATGTAGTAAAAGCGAAGAAAAAACACGGAGTCCAGAATATTCCGGTTGAAATTGATCTGTTCCCGGATGAAAACTCGGAAGAATTGTTTCAGTGTTTGAAAAGCCTGCTTGATGATGCTCCGAAAAAGGCCGTAAAAAATTCTCTCAGCGGTATGGTGCCTGAACGGCTGCTTCCGGTCTGCCTGTCTCTTTCCGGGATCGATCCGGTTCATGTCGGAACAGAAACGTCACACGAGAAGCTGCGTTCCCTCTCAGCAGTGATGAAGCATTTTCCTCTTACCGCGGACGGTACGCTCACTATTGACAAAGCATTTGTCACTGGCGGCGGAATCAGTGTAAAGGAAGTCTATCCGAAAAGAATGGAATCCAAGCTTATGGAAGGGCTGTTTTTCTGCGGAGAGGTGATGGATCTCCACGGATACACGGGCGGCTATAATATCACCGTTGCTTTCTCCACCGGCTATACCGCCGGAAGTGCAGCAGCAGAAAGAACCCAGCTTTTGCAGACAAATGAATAA